The following proteins come from a genomic window of Natronosalvus vescus:
- a CDS encoding PQQ-dependent sugar dehydrogenase, producing MTDKHVPLQSPTLDGTSRRLFLKLTGAAGVMAGLGGLATAQEETAIELGGVTSGWEGRAPPEIEGETNPTLSLEPGETYTITWENVDGLPHDIIILDAEGEEIVGTEIMDDQGETQTLEFEATEEMSEYYCSVHPTTMRGDIQIGDAEDDEAEDEAADEETDVVGEGPTVGLERVADGFVSPVGFEVAPGEDDRYYVLDQPGQLYVVDGDGGDPQEFVDLSDRMVEVGDATGGGFDERGLLGVAFHPDYQENRRLFVYYSAPLRDEPATDDDDTDDEYESDDAADENGDDNETEANGEDNENGENDEEEGYDHTGVLAEFTATEDFESVDPDSEVTILEVPQPQFNHNGGPLIFGPDGYLYWALGDGGGADDIGFGHVEDWYDENEGGNGQDTTDNLLGSILRIDVDVEGENGEPYGIPEDNPFVDSDDGLDEYFAWGLRNPWRASFDDEGRFFVADVGQVLFEEVNIVENGGNYGWNVREGIECFSTDTPDDPPEECPTTTPEDVRGGEELIDPIIHYPQRVDGEILGIAVIGGYVYDNDTVPELQDHYVFGDWSDAFEAPSGTVFASPTEEYEPMAGRTEDDLWEIDRLSVANAPGGELHRFILSFGQDHDGELYVLTTARYTDGETGEVFRIVAEEDGEEIEPPENPIGVDDEEEEDREEEVDEEEVEDEEEEADETEDTDTETDEDEESNDDGTESDESTETESDTDTNDEDSE from the coding sequence ATGACAGACAAACACGTACCACTACAGTCGCCGACGCTGGACGGCACCAGTCGCCGGCTGTTTCTCAAGCTCACGGGCGCGGCTGGCGTGATGGCTGGCCTCGGCGGCCTGGCAACCGCCCAGGAGGAGACGGCGATCGAACTGGGCGGCGTCACTTCCGGCTGGGAAGGGAGAGCACCCCCCGAGATCGAGGGCGAAACGAATCCGACGTTGTCCCTCGAGCCGGGTGAAACGTATACCATCACCTGGGAGAACGTCGACGGCCTCCCCCACGACATCATCATCCTCGACGCAGAGGGCGAAGAAATCGTCGGCACGGAGATCATGGACGACCAGGGCGAAACCCAGACCCTCGAGTTCGAAGCGACCGAGGAGATGTCGGAGTACTACTGTTCGGTACATCCGACGACGATGCGCGGTGACATTCAGATCGGTGACGCCGAGGACGACGAGGCGGAAGACGAGGCGGCTGACGAGGAGACCGACGTCGTCGGCGAGGGGCCGACGGTCGGTCTCGAGCGCGTCGCTGACGGCTTTGTCTCGCCGGTCGGCTTCGAAGTCGCACCGGGCGAGGACGACCGATACTACGTGCTCGATCAGCCTGGGCAGCTCTACGTGGTCGACGGCGACGGGGGCGACCCCCAGGAGTTCGTCGACCTCTCGGATCGGATGGTCGAGGTCGGCGACGCGACCGGCGGCGGCTTCGACGAACGTGGTCTGCTCGGTGTGGCGTTCCACCCAGACTACCAGGAGAACCGCCGGCTCTTCGTTTACTACAGCGCCCCGCTTCGCGACGAACCAGCAACCGATGACGATGATACCGACGATGAGTACGAGTCGGACGATGCTGCCGACGAAAACGGCGATGACAACGAAACCGAAGCGAACGGAGAAGATAACGAAAACGGCGAGAACGACGAGGAGGAAGGATACGACCACACCGGCGTACTCGCGGAATTCACCGCAACCGAGGACTTCGAGAGCGTCGATCCGGACTCCGAGGTGACGATCCTCGAGGTGCCTCAACCGCAATTCAACCACAACGGTGGCCCGCTGATCTTCGGACCTGACGGCTATCTGTACTGGGCGCTGGGGGACGGCGGCGGAGCAGACGACATCGGGTTCGGCCACGTCGAGGACTGGTACGATGAGAACGAGGGCGGGAACGGCCAGGACACGACGGACAACCTGCTCGGGAGTATCCTCCGGATCGACGTCGATGTGGAGGGTGAAAACGGCGAGCCGTACGGCATTCCCGAGGACAACCCGTTCGTCGACAGCGACGATGGCCTCGACGAGTACTTCGCCTGGGGGCTTCGCAACCCGTGGCGGGCCTCGTTCGACGACGAGGGCCGATTCTTCGTCGCGGACGTCGGACAGGTGCTGTTCGAGGAGGTCAACATCGTCGAAAACGGCGGTAACTACGGCTGGAACGTCAGGGAAGGTATCGAGTGTTTCAGCACGGATACGCCTGACGACCCGCCCGAAGAGTGCCCGACGACGACCCCAGAGGACGTGCGTGGCGGCGAAGAACTGATCGATCCCATTATCCACTATCCACAGCGGGTCGACGGCGAGATTCTCGGTATCGCGGTGATCGGTGGCTACGTCTACGACAACGACACCGTTCCGGAGCTACAGGATCACTACGTCTTCGGCGACTGGAGCGACGCGTTCGAAGCCCCCTCTGGGACGGTCTTTGCGTCGCCAACCGAGGAGTACGAGCCCATGGCGGGTCGAACCGAGGACGACCTGTGGGAGATCGACCGCCTTTCGGTGGCCAACGCACCGGGTGGCGAACTCCACCGGTTCATCCTCTCGTTTGGCCAGGATCACGACGGCGAACTGTACGTCCTGACGACGGCACGGTACACCGACGGGGAGACCGGTGAAGTGTTTCGAATCGTCGCCGAGGAGGACGGCGAGGAGATCGAACCACCGGAGAATCCGATCGGGGTCGACGACGAAGAGGAGGAAGACAGAGAGGAAGAAGTAGACGAGGAGGAAGTCGAAGACGAGGAGGAAGAAGCAGACGAGACGGAAGATACCGATACAGAAACGGATGAAGACGAGGAATCGAATGACGACGGCACAGAGTCGGATGAGAGCACCGAGACGGAGTCCGATACCGACACGAACGACGAAGACAGCGAATAG
- a CDS encoding DUF6517 family protein yields MNSSAESVKRRRYLGLCATALTASLAGCSALTDHEFVANRVYLPESSAHGYDEVVAETIAIEEQESVGGMNVQVSVTNHLVAYQELGSDGDDRGGAEDGFSDASAMHELLGSEGGVAVPANAMGMAAGAPPFASSEEEWVVDPSQTAVLVPEGSPRSEEDSVNAEPGVPLVVTSRPELESVLPLPDGQSSIELPDARADRMELPDGRSTVGRLEESAWPDSFEAKLDGVLFPGDHFFPGDSFIPGDSFDAVRVAYIPGDSFFPGDHWIPGDSFIPGDSFEPERWNAELFSAGDTIEADVVVAPPHVFAPAVEVNARAELPIEELEIGRLDGAPVGATLIIGDNGDVAPMAAFPGDMWFPGDHFTVTEPAVLMPLDEFYPGGMWDEERYPAGWSDWIGKGYSGDAYDEGYGVFFPGEEAVGRLYDDRESVGRLYGEEAVEQLNGEEAVGRLYVAEPGAKIPAGPTVIFFPGGMWFPGGTWFPGGTWLEEAFPGGMWFPGDTWFPGDMWFPGDSYLEMELGAGFTSAVEFSEEFPGETFIPGDSFTPVGAVHYSMGTDELLAGYAAAGADTAGTPWEAMAMTGGDLSDLDPRAGEMTLAGLSSPAASVAGQSLNPIANMSPSELLTDGEARSLLGQAGLEGADGKWIRGPDRIHTAETQVADFESPHQVETFAGLTGSEDNPTVVITRVGLVESDDDVVVLFSSNGWGVDQTSREYVGDDGYVTEAAFEDDTEHVLEVFGSFVYDG; encoded by the coding sequence GTGAACTCGTCCGCTGAATCGGTGAAGCGACGACGGTACCTCGGTCTATGTGCTACCGCCCTGACGGCTTCCCTCGCAGGATGTTCGGCGTTGACCGACCACGAGTTCGTTGCCAATCGGGTTTACCTTCCCGAGTCGAGCGCTCACGGCTACGATGAGGTGGTCGCGGAGACGATTGCGATCGAGGAACAGGAGTCGGTCGGCGGGATGAACGTGCAGGTGAGCGTGACGAATCACCTCGTCGCCTATCAGGAACTCGGTAGTGACGGCGACGACAGGGGCGGAGCGGAAGACGGGTTTTCGGATGCGTCGGCCATGCACGAACTCCTCGGATCCGAGGGCGGCGTCGCCGTCCCCGCGAACGCGATGGGGATGGCGGCGGGAGCGCCGCCGTTCGCCTCGAGCGAGGAGGAGTGGGTGGTCGATCCGAGTCAAACGGCAGTCCTCGTTCCCGAGGGATCGCCGCGCTCGGAGGAGGATTCCGTAAACGCCGAACCGGGGGTTCCGCTCGTCGTGACCTCGCGCCCCGAGCTCGAGTCGGTGCTCCCGCTACCAGACGGACAATCCAGCATCGAACTGCCGGACGCTCGAGCGGATCGGATGGAGCTTCCGGACGGACGAAGCACGGTCGGGCGGCTCGAAGAGAGTGCCTGGCCAGATTCATTCGAAGCCAAGTTGGACGGCGTGTTGTTCCCCGGTGATCACTTCTTCCCCGGCGACTCATTCATCCCTGGCGATTCCTTCGATGCGGTTCGAGTGGCGTACATCCCTGGGGATTCGTTCTTCCCGGGCGACCACTGGATCCCCGGCGACTCATTCATCCCTGGCGATTCCTTCGAACCCGAACGATGGAACGCGGAGCTGTTCTCCGCGGGGGACACAATCGAAGCCGACGTTGTCGTCGCGCCGCCGCACGTCTTCGCGCCGGCCGTCGAAGTGAACGCCCGCGCCGAACTCCCCATCGAAGAACTCGAGATCGGCCGCCTCGACGGAGCGCCGGTCGGTGCGACGCTGATCATCGGGGACAACGGAGACGTCGCGCCGATGGCGGCGTTCCCGGGCGACATGTGGTTCCCCGGCGATCACTTCACGGTCACGGAACCCGCCGTGTTGATGCCGCTCGACGAGTTCTACCCAGGTGGCATGTGGGACGAGGAACGCTATCCCGCGGGGTGGAGCGACTGGATCGGCAAAGGCTACTCTGGGGATGCGTACGACGAAGGATACGGCGTGTTCTTCCCCGGTGAAGAGGCGGTCGGACGACTCTACGATGATCGAGAGTCGGTCGGGAGGCTCTACGGCGAAGAGGCTGTCGAGCAGCTCAACGGGGAAGAGGCAGTCGGGAGACTCTACGTCGCCGAACCCGGAGCGAAGATTCCGGCTGGGCCGACCGTCATCTTTTTCCCCGGCGGCATGTGGTTCCCCGGCGGCACGTGGTTCCCTGGTGGCACGTGGCTGGAGGAGGCGTTCCCCGGCGGCATGTGGTTCCCCGGTGACACGTGGTTCCCCGGTGACATGTGGTTCCCAGGCGATTCGTACCTCGAGATGGAACTCGGAGCCGGATTCACGAGCGCCGTCGAGTTCTCCGAGGAGTTCCCTGGCGAGACGTTCATCCCCGGCGACTCCTTCACCCCGGTGGGCGCGGTTCACTACTCAATGGGAACAGACGAACTGCTGGCGGGCTACGCCGCCGCTGGTGCCGACACAGCAGGAACTCCCTGGGAAGCGATGGCGATGACCGGCGGCGACCTCTCCGACCTCGACCCGAGGGCGGGCGAGATGACCCTCGCTGGACTCTCCTCGCCGGCAGCGAGCGTGGCGGGTCAGTCGCTCAATCCAATCGCGAACATGTCGCCGTCGGAACTCCTCACCGACGGAGAGGCTCGGTCGTTGCTCGGACAGGCCGGCCTCGAGGGTGCCGACGGCAAGTGGATCCGAGGGCCCGACAGAATTCACACGGCCGAGACCCAGGTGGCCGACTTCGAGAGCCCCCACCAGGTCGAGACGTTCGCCGGGCTGACAGGGTCGGAAGACAATCCGACAGTCGTGATCACCCGAGTCGGCCTCGTCGAGAGCGATGACGACGTGGTCGTGCTCTTCTCGAGCAACGGGTGGGGTGTCGACCAGACGTCCCGCGAGTACGTCGGTGACGACGGGTACGTGACCGAAGCCGCCTTCGAGGACGATACCGAGCACGTCCTCGAGGTGTTCGGTTCGTTCGTGTACGACGGTTGA
- a CDS encoding transposase produces MVKTAEAKQVCRAASTVVYPALDFDIKPCGSYTREDFQKVLSRGAFEQEFANTAGKTCQLHDGESVDVTSTARNGLAKSLLYHLRNLEADAIDDQFDGVRDDLFQILRELRLLPECVDVAIDLHEWRFYGDVDTDHVLITYPDQGTNRTYCFATICVVAPGTRFTLDVLALEANGFREKRDAVRSLLETAREYVSIRHVYLDRGFYQVHVVAELEQLDVDYLVRARPSKGMKARLSAGAETVVDEYRMQRKRKPTASVGVTVFAVPHRSTEDEHVWFVTNLELKTESARAYAAAFRRRWGIETSYRQIGDFLPRTSSPTFSVRLFYFLFAVSMYNLWILANVLVSAGAVPKKPQISTRLFREFVVVTDYG; encoded by the coding sequence ATGGTCAAGACGGCCGAAGCAAAACAAGTCTGTCGCGCCGCATCTACCGTCGTTTATCCAGCGCTCGATTTCGACATCAAACCCTGTGGGAGCTATACGAGAGAGGACTTCCAGAAAGTCCTCTCTCGTGGTGCCTTCGAACAGGAGTTCGCCAATACAGCCGGGAAAACGTGCCAACTCCATGACGGCGAGTCCGTCGACGTTACGTCGACGGCTCGCAACGGGCTCGCAAAATCACTGCTCTACCACCTCCGGAATCTGGAGGCGGACGCCATCGACGACCAGTTCGATGGCGTCCGCGACGATCTCTTCCAGATTCTTCGGGAATTACGTCTGTTACCCGAGTGTGTCGATGTTGCGATCGATCTTCACGAATGGCGGTTTTACGGCGACGTTGACACTGACCACGTCCTGATCACCTATCCCGACCAGGGAACCAATCGAACGTACTGTTTTGCGACGATCTGTGTCGTCGCACCAGGAACGCGATTCACGCTTGACGTGCTGGCGCTGGAGGCGAACGGCTTCCGCGAAAAGCGCGACGCCGTTCGCTCGCTGCTCGAAACGGCACGAGAGTACGTCTCGATTAGACACGTCTATCTCGACAGAGGCTTCTACCAGGTTCACGTCGTTGCGGAACTCGAACAGCTCGACGTCGACTATCTTGTCCGTGCACGCCCGAGTAAAGGGATGAAAGCCCGTCTCAGCGCCGGCGCTGAGACGGTCGTCGACGAGTATCGGATGCAACGAAAACGCAAGCCGACCGCTTCAGTCGGAGTAACCGTGTTTGCCGTTCCACATCGATCAACCGAAGACGAGCACGTCTGGTTCGTGACGAACCTCGAGCTCAAGACAGAGTCGGCGAGAGCGTACGCGGCGGCGTTCCGCCGCCGCTGGGGAATTGAAACTTCTTATCGCCAGATCGGTGACTTCCTCCCGCGAACGTCGTCACCGACGTTCTCGGTGCGGCTCTTTTACTTCCTGTTCGCAGTTTCGATGTACAATCTGTGGATCCTCGCAAATGTGCTCGTCTCAGCCGGTGCTGTGCCAAAGAAACCGCAGATTTCGACGCGTCTCTTCCGCGAATTCGTCGTTGTGACCGATTACGGATAG
- a CDS encoding aspartate aminotransferase family protein encodes MTKSSATKSDNERIESAYDEYLMPIWKSLDVPVREASGCTLTDFDGNEYLDLFSGISVVNVGHGNEAVASAATDQLERFVHGCSYVHPNEPVAELAERIAKITPGDLQKTFFCNSGTEAVEGAVKLARKHTGSKEVIALEMAFHGRTLGSLALTGNRAYKDGMAPTLNDVTHAPAPYQYRSPHRDRSDEVFAERAAADIERVIDAHTSGDLAAIIVEPVMGEGGIVVPPADYLQRVKSIAHGHDALLIADEVQTGYGRTGELFACEHFDVTPDILTQAKGIANGLPLGAFTAPAAIADSFESGDHLSTFGGNPVACAAALASIEELEGGITANARERGGWLAAELEALEEVFDVVGETRGLGLMQGVELVDPDETGPNGVAPAPDPALAKRVSAHLRDAGIVMGVGGFYKNVMRLQPPLSITQDELERGLDGLRAALEAER; translated from the coding sequence ATGACAAAATCATCAGCTACCAAATCAGACAACGAGAGAATCGAATCCGCCTACGACGAGTACCTCATGCCGATCTGGAAGTCACTCGACGTCCCGGTTCGAGAGGCATCCGGCTGTACGCTCACGGATTTCGACGGCAACGAGTACCTCGACCTGTTCTCGGGCATCTCGGTCGTCAACGTCGGCCACGGAAACGAGGCCGTCGCGAGCGCCGCCACAGACCAGCTCGAGCGATTCGTCCACGGCTGTTCGTACGTCCACCCGAACGAGCCGGTCGCCGAGCTGGCCGAGCGAATCGCTAAAATCACCCCGGGCGACCTCCAGAAGACCTTCTTCTGTAACTCGGGTACCGAAGCCGTCGAGGGCGCCGTCAAGCTCGCCCGCAAGCACACCGGGTCGAAAGAGGTGATCGCCCTCGAGATGGCGTTCCACGGCCGAACGTTGGGTAGCCTCGCGCTCACCGGTAACCGCGCGTACAAGGACGGGATGGCCCCGACGCTCAACGACGTTACCCACGCACCGGCGCCGTACCAGTACCGGTCACCGCATCGGGATCGCTCGGACGAGGTGTTCGCCGAACGCGCCGCGGCGGACATCGAACGCGTGATCGACGCCCACACGTCCGGCGACCTCGCGGCGATTATCGTCGAACCCGTGATGGGCGAAGGCGGTATCGTCGTTCCGCCGGCTGACTACCTCCAGCGCGTCAAATCGATCGCGCACGGGCACGACGCGCTGCTCATCGCCGACGAGGTGCAGACGGGCTACGGGCGCACGGGTGAGCTGTTTGCCTGCGAGCACTTCGACGTCACCCCCGATATCCTGACCCAGGCGAAGGGAATCGCCAACGGGCTGCCGCTCGGCGCGTTCACCGCCCCGGCGGCCATCGCAGACTCCTTCGAGTCTGGCGACCACCTCTCGACGTTCGGGGGGAATCCCGTCGCCTGCGCGGCGGCGCTCGCCTCGATCGAGGAACTCGAGGGTGGCATCACTGCAAACGCTCGCGAACGGGGTGGCTGGCTGGCAGCGGAACTCGAGGCGCTCGAGGAGGTGTTCGACGTCGTCGGCGAGACGCGCGGACTCGGACTGATGCAGGGTGTCGAACTCGTCGACCCGGACGAGACGGGGCCGAACGGCGTCGCACCAGCTCCTGATCCAGCGCTCGCGAAACGCGTGTCCGCACACCTCCGCGACGCTGGCATCGTGATGGGCGTCGGGGGCTTCTACAAGAACGTCATGCGCCTACAGCCGCCGCTATCGATAACGCAGGATGAACTCGAGCGCGGGCTCGACGGTCTCCGAGCGGCGCTCGAGGCCGAGCGATAA
- a CDS encoding winged helix-turn-helix domain-containing protein: MSRKPKPDGVNWEFKERDLKILRELARDPQISSRELAAVLEEKYGIDVSHVTVSETIRQMRERDIFREAILPNEQFYNFALFEFKFNPEHFGEHWEEAMEYIMDDEHTMMYFISNGEYQWKTIMMFRTREAESKWIHEFYKQYGNVVSNVRNSVVHNLLKFRTDPEIFELLNDT, translated from the coding sequence ATGAGTAGAAAACCAAAACCGGATGGCGTCAACTGGGAGTTCAAGGAGCGTGATCTCAAAATACTGCGCGAACTGGCTCGGGATCCACAGATCTCGAGTCGGGAACTCGCAGCGGTTCTCGAGGAGAAGTACGGTATCGACGTCTCTCACGTTACTGTGAGCGAGACGATCAGGCAGATGCGAGAACGGGATATCTTCCGCGAGGCAATCCTTCCGAACGAACAGTTCTACAACTTCGCGTTGTTCGAGTTCAAATTCAATCCCGAACACTTCGGCGAGCACTGGGAGGAGGCGATGGAGTACATCATGGACGACGAACACACGATGATGTACTTCATCTCGAACGGCGAGTACCAGTGGAAGACCATCATGATGTTCAGAACGCGCGAAGCGGAATCGAAGTGGATCCACGAATTCTACAAGCAGTACGGGAACGTCGTCTCGAACGTCCGCAACTCCGTCGTTCACAACCTCCTCAAGTTCCGTACCGATCCGGAGATTTTCGAACTGCTCAACGATACCTGA
- a CDS encoding ABC transporter permease, translating into MSVRKYAREVSNSWNWTTIKLVSALVYLSMFLPLAVVVINSFNPQRIATFPPESLTLYWYYEFFEDDVFLNAVWVSTQVGIAAAILAGAIGTLTAMGFVRKPFPMKKALAIALLTPMIVPPVIVGVASTIFFSEIGWGRSIWWLVVMHTLIALPYAFLIVRSRLYLFDETLEDAAMTLGADRLTTFREVTLPLIAPALITAMVLAFVISFGEFTATQFWVQRETTTVPVVIYSMVRTTITPKVNVLATLVLVVTIVVPIVGLLIQRALHRGR; encoded by the coding sequence ATGAGCGTCCGGAAGTACGCCAGAGAGGTCAGCAATTCGTGGAACTGGACGACGATCAAGCTCGTCTCGGCACTCGTCTACCTGAGCATGTTTCTGCCGCTGGCGGTCGTCGTCATCAACTCCTTTAACCCACAGCGGATCGCGACGTTCCCGCCGGAGAGTCTCACCCTGTACTGGTACTACGAGTTCTTCGAGGACGACGTGTTCCTCAACGCCGTCTGGGTGAGCACGCAAGTCGGAATCGCAGCGGCGATTCTGGCGGGCGCGATCGGAACGCTCACGGCGATGGGATTCGTTCGGAAGCCGTTCCCGATGAAGAAGGCGCTGGCGATCGCCTTGCTGACGCCGATGATCGTCCCACCGGTTATCGTCGGCGTCGCGTCGACGATCTTCTTCAGCGAGATCGGGTGGGGCCGCAGCATCTGGTGGCTGGTCGTGATGCACACGCTGATCGCGTTGCCCTACGCGTTCCTGATCGTCCGTAGCAGACTCTATCTGTTCGACGAGACGCTCGAGGACGCTGCGATGACGCTGGGTGCGGATCGACTCACCACGTTCCGGGAGGTCACCCTGCCGCTGATAGCCCCGGCGCTGATCACGGCGATGGTGCTGGCGTTCGTCATCTCGTTCGGCGAGTTCACCGCGACCCAGTTCTGGGTACAGCGGGAGACGACGACGGTTCCGGTCGTGATCTACTCGATGGTGCGGACGACGATCACGCCGAAGGTGAACGTGCTCGCGACGCTCGTGCTCGTGGTAACCATCGTCGTCCCGATCGTCGGATTGCTGATTCAACGTGCACTGCACCGCGGTCGGTAA
- a CDS encoding ABC transporter permease yields MSSNTATPTADGHDGTESIKQRLMESERFGYLLSPGTGLLWVLFFLFVPLTIIVAFSFFRAGEFGTIIYEPTLENYRRFAGGTVYQWVIIRSILVGVATTLIVLPFGYALGYFLGRTNSRWTPILLGLVVVQFWVPLVIRTYAWIPILGREGIVNDFLLWIGIVSQPISILYTTHGMILGLAVSIMPFMVLPVYSIVSTIDEEVIQAAKTLGASDARAFWEVTFPLSWPGIVSGILFTFILSAGAYLAPELLGGTGDRLIAPVIETVFTQDFNWPFAATLSIIYVGLIVIALYLFTRRADLEEALEGTQL; encoded by the coding sequence ATGAGTAGTAACACAGCGACACCGACCGCAGACGGTCACGACGGAACGGAATCGATCAAACAGCGACTGATGGAGAGCGAGCGGTTCGGCTACCTCCTCTCGCCGGGGACGGGGCTACTCTGGGTGCTGTTCTTCCTGTTCGTCCCCCTGACGATCATCGTCGCCTTCAGCTTCTTCCGGGCCGGCGAGTTCGGGACGATCATCTACGAACCGACGCTCGAGAACTATCGGCGCTTCGCCGGCGGAACGGTCTACCAGTGGGTGATCATCCGCTCGATCCTCGTGGGGGTGGCCACGACGCTGATCGTGTTGCCCTTCGGCTACGCGCTCGGGTACTTCCTTGGACGAACCAACAGCCGCTGGACGCCAATTCTGCTCGGTCTCGTCGTGGTACAGTTCTGGGTTCCGCTCGTGATCCGAACCTACGCGTGGATTCCGATCCTGGGACGCGAAGGTATCGTCAACGACTTCCTCCTCTGGATCGGTATCGTCAGTCAACCGATCAGCATTCTGTACACGACGCACGGGATGATACTCGGGCTGGCGGTGAGCATCATGCCGTTCATGGTGTTACCGGTGTACTCCATCGTCAGCACGATCGACGAGGAGGTCATCCAGGCGGCGAAGACGCTCGGGGCGAGTGACGCCCGGGCGTTCTGGGAGGTGACCTTCCCGCTATCCTGGCCGGGGATCGTGTCGGGAATCCTGTTCACGTTCATCCTCTCTGCGGGCGCCTACCTCGCCCCCGAGTTGCTCGGCGGAACCGGCGATCGACTGATCGCCCCGGTCATCGAGACGGTATTCACCCAGGACTTCAACTGGCCGTTCGCCGCAACGCTGTCGATCATCTACGTGGGCCTGATCGTAATCGCGCTCTACCTGTTCACCAGGCGAGCCGACCTCGAGGAAGCCCTGGAGGGAACGCAGCTATGA
- a CDS encoding M24 family metallopeptidase produces MTGGHHGEPGHWEYERQELFRVLEPIARANLETIQTRMADADVDALIVNRSDNLRYLVGFGPYDSFSLSAEHGAVVTREGEPTFVAAPRLAADLEERHWLEDVVSFSTASATAATTFTAVLEERGVADGVVALDPHMEYRFVRKLEAALPNAQLTDGGDLLFRARTHKSAAEIALIEEGLQIAELAIEAGIDAVEVGARECEVSGTIMDAMISAGAAGAYALPSIVSSGGRWSRCQEFPSQKRIRRGEFVQLDQGPMWKGYYSELARMAFPGTPSDEQRSMYQATFQAHEAAIDAIEPGATGRDVYSAARDVFVEFDYEEWMTDGIIGHGIGVVAHEPPYIGPTQSVTLEANTIVMIEPGLFRRGVAGVRFEDMVLVTESGHEVLSRTPHPDHAKFV; encoded by the coding sequence ATGACCGGCGGCCACCACGGCGAACCCGGCCACTGGGAGTACGAGCGGCAGGAACTGTTTCGGGTACTCGAGCCGATCGCCCGCGCCAACCTCGAGACGATACAGACCCGTATGGCCGATGCCGACGTCGACGCCCTGATCGTCAACCGCTCGGACAACCTCCGATACCTCGTCGGCTTCGGCCCGTACGACAGTTTCTCGTTGTCTGCCGAACACGGCGCAGTCGTCACCCGCGAGGGCGAACCGACGTTCGTCGCCGCCCCGCGCCTGGCCGCGGATCTCGAGGAACGGCACTGGCTCGAGGATGTGGTCTCGTTCTCGACAGCGTCGGCTACAGCCGCCACCACGTTCACAGCGGTACTCGAGGAGCGCGGCGTCGCCGACGGCGTCGTCGCCCTCGACCCGCATATGGAGTACCGGTTCGTCCGAAAGCTCGAAGCGGCGCTCCCGAACGCGCAGCTGACCGATGGGGGCGACCTGCTCTTTCGGGCACGAACGCACAAGTCAGCGGCCGAAATCGCCCTCATCGAGGAAGGGCTACAGATCGCAGAGCTCGCGATCGAGGCCGGCATCGATGCCGTGGAGGTCGGCGCTCGCGAATGTGAGGTCTCAGGGACGATCATGGACGCCATGATCTCGGCCGGGGCGGCCGGAGCCTACGCCCTCCCGTCGATCGTTAGCTCCGGGGGGCGGTGGTCACGCTGTCAGGAGTTTCCCTCCCAGAAGCGGATCAGGCGAGGCGAGTTCGTTCAACTCGACCAGGGGCCGATGTGGAAGGGGTACTACAGTGAACTGGCCCGGATGGCGTTTCCCGGTACGCCCAGCGACGAGCAGCGCTCGATGTATCAGGCGACGTTTCAGGCGCACGAGGCGGCGATCGACGCGATAGAACCCGGCGCGACCGGGCGCGACGTTTACAGCGCTGCCCGGGACGTCTTCGTCGAGTTCGACTACGAGGAGTGGATGACCGACGGGATCATCGGCCACGGCATCGGCGTCGTGGCCCACGAACCCCCGTACATCGGGCCGACCCAGTCGGTCACGCTCGAGGCGAACACGATCGTCATGATCGAACCGGGTCTGTTCCGGCGGGGCGTCGCCGGCGTACGGTTCGAAGATATGGTGCTCGTCACCGAAAGCGGGCACGAGGTTCTCTCGCGAACCCCACACCCAGACCATGCGAAGTTCGTGTAA